A portion of the Kribbella jejuensis genome contains these proteins:
- a CDS encoding class I SAM-dependent methyltransferase yields MTDARIHTVEQLLDVLDRVVSASGRGDRSDASAADFWTGLLTTPGHPLATQLPDEPLVDWHERGLLGRLDGARVLDVGCGAGRNTRWFAEQGATVDGIDLAKDLLDQLRPTMPTNVTLTATDVLRDPLPDREYDVVYDSGCFHHIAPHRRITYLQRVLPLVRAGGRFGIVTFAAERMEAPSDLDVVATGDTYGGMAFTLDDLRAIFTDLTPLDLRAVRDDRPGTFAADFLNAALFTR; encoded by the coding sequence GTGACGGACGCTCGGATTCATACCGTGGAACAGTTGCTGGACGTGCTGGATCGGGTGGTGAGTGCGAGCGGCCGCGGTGACCGGTCGGACGCGTCGGCCGCCGACTTCTGGACCGGTCTGTTGACGACTCCGGGACACCCGCTCGCAACGCAACTGCCCGATGAGCCGTTGGTGGATTGGCACGAGCGCGGATTGCTCGGGCGCCTCGACGGCGCGCGGGTTCTCGATGTCGGCTGCGGCGCCGGGCGGAACACCCGATGGTTCGCCGAGCAGGGCGCGACCGTCGACGGGATCGACCTCGCGAAGGACCTCCTCGACCAACTCCGGCCGACGATGCCCACAAACGTCACACTCACCGCAACCGACGTACTGCGTGATCCGCTGCCGGACCGTGAGTACGACGTGGTGTACGACTCCGGTTGCTTCCACCACATCGCCCCGCATCGGCGGATCACGTACCTGCAGCGGGTCCTCCCGCTCGTCCGCGCCGGCGGCCGGTTCGGCATCGTCACGTTCGCGGCCGAGCGGATGGAGGCGCCGTCGGACCTCGACGTCGTCGCGACCGGGGACACGTACGGCGGCATGGCCTTCACGCTCGACGACCTCCGCGCGATCTTCACGGACCTCACCCCGCTGGACCTCCGCGCCGTACGAGACGACCGGCCCGGCACCTTCGCCGCCGACTTCCTGAACGCCGCCCTCTTCACTCGCTAG
- a CDS encoding glycoside hydrolase family 2 protein, which produces MTQPRAEYPRPQFVRPEWLNLNGEWQFEIDRSDSGLERGLRDRELPQRIVVPFAPESALSGIEDVDFLEAVWYRTMVTIPAAWDGKDAVLHFQAVDHDATVWVNGQEVVRHRGGFTPFSANLRHVAKPGEQVTIVVRARDTHRGPQARGKQSQLYANHSCLYTRTTGIWQTVWLEAVPTVHLKRPRITPDVAGSSFHLEVPVSANKPGWKVRARLQDGDGEITTAEVRADLDLAPRLTLQVPAERVRLWDTTDPHLYDVRLELIDAEGNVVDGADSYAGLRSVSINGKAILINGKHVFQRLVLDQGYWPESLMTAPSEEAIVRDIELSVAAGFNGARLHQKVFEERFLYHADRLGYLVWGEFGDWGSGVGNTDTDNQQPTASYVGQWLEAVERDYSHPSIVGWCPLNETHQLLHDRITQLDDVTRAMFLATKAADTSRPVLDASGYSHRVPETDVWDSHNYEQDPAEFARQMADLVNDNPYGNTGGPESKPISLAYDGQPYFCSEFGGIWWNAEKAAAGKSGNSADSWGYGQRVADEEEFYTRFAGLVDALLDNELMFGYCYTQLTDVFQEENGIYNFDRSNKLDVPRIKAIQDRQAAYEKD; this is translated from the coding sequence ATGACGCAGCCTCGTGCGGAGTACCCGCGTCCGCAGTTCGTCCGGCCCGAGTGGCTGAACCTGAACGGCGAGTGGCAGTTCGAGATCGACCGGTCGGACTCCGGGCTGGAGCGCGGCCTGCGGGACCGCGAGTTGCCGCAGCGGATCGTCGTACCGTTCGCGCCGGAGAGCGCGTTGTCCGGGATCGAGGACGTCGACTTCCTGGAGGCGGTCTGGTACCGCACCATGGTCACGATCCCGGCGGCGTGGGACGGCAAGGACGCCGTACTGCACTTCCAGGCCGTCGACCACGACGCGACCGTCTGGGTGAACGGGCAGGAGGTCGTCCGGCACCGCGGCGGATTCACCCCGTTCAGCGCGAACCTGCGCCACGTGGCGAAGCCCGGCGAGCAGGTGACGATCGTCGTCCGCGCCCGCGACACGCACCGCGGCCCGCAGGCACGCGGCAAGCAGAGCCAGCTGTACGCGAACCACAGCTGCCTTTACACCCGCACCACCGGCATCTGGCAGACCGTCTGGCTCGAAGCGGTACCGACCGTGCACCTCAAGCGCCCGCGCATCACCCCGGACGTCGCCGGCTCCAGCTTCCACCTCGAAGTACCGGTCTCCGCGAACAAGCCCGGCTGGAAGGTGCGCGCCCGCCTGCAGGACGGCGACGGTGAGATCACCACCGCCGAGGTCCGTGCCGACCTGGACCTGGCGCCGCGGCTCACGCTGCAAGTACCGGCCGAGCGCGTCCGGCTCTGGGACACCACCGACCCGCACCTGTACGACGTACGTCTCGAGCTGATCGATGCCGAGGGCAACGTCGTGGACGGCGCCGACTCGTACGCCGGCCTGCGTTCGGTCAGCATCAACGGCAAGGCGATCCTGATCAACGGCAAACACGTCTTCCAGCGGCTCGTACTGGACCAGGGGTACTGGCCGGAGAGCCTGATGACGGCGCCGTCCGAGGAGGCGATCGTCCGCGACATCGAGCTCAGCGTGGCGGCCGGGTTCAACGGCGCGCGCCTGCACCAGAAGGTGTTCGAGGAGCGGTTCCTGTACCACGCGGACCGGCTCGGATACCTGGTCTGGGGCGAGTTCGGCGACTGGGGCTCGGGTGTCGGCAACACCGACACCGACAACCAGCAGCCGACCGCGTCGTACGTCGGCCAGTGGCTCGAGGCGGTCGAACGCGACTACAGCCACCCGAGCATCGTCGGCTGGTGCCCGCTGAACGAGACGCACCAACTGCTGCACGACCGGATCACCCAGCTCGACGACGTCACCCGCGCGATGTTCCTGGCCACCAAGGCCGCGGACACCAGCCGGCCGGTTCTGGACGCCTCCGGCTACAGCCACCGCGTACCGGAAACCGATGTCTGGGACTCGCACAACTACGAGCAGGACCCGGCCGAGTTCGCGCGGCAGATGGCAGACCTGGTGAACGACAATCCGTACGGCAACACCGGCGGGCCCGAGAGCAAGCCGATCTCGCTGGCGTACGACGGCCAGCCGTACTTCTGCAGCGAGTTCGGCGGCATCTGGTGGAACGCTGAGAAGGCCGCTGCCGGCAAGAGCGGAAACTCGGCGGACTCATGGGGCTACGGCCAGCGGGTCGCAGACGAGGAGGAGTTCTACACGCGCTTCGCCGGCCTGGTCGACGCACTGCTCGACAACGAGCTGATGTTCGGCTACTGCTACACGCAGCTGACCGACGTCTTCCAGGAAGAGAACGGCATCTACAACTTCGACCGCAGCAACAAACTCGACGTACCCCGGATCAAGGCAATCCAGGACCGCCAGGCGGCCTACGAGAAGGACTGA
- a CDS encoding YeiH family protein, with product MVQLEVRTPHYLTAAAPVVRRLRAALSHRKGLAIVVAVTAVAVPLGRLVPLVGGPVFGILLGVIAGSVIPVLRSDAWRPGYDFASKTLLQLSIVVLGTGLSLQQVARVGASSLPVMLGTLAIALGGAWLFGRLLGVRGDTQTLIGVGTAICGGSAIAAATAAIGAKRSSVAYALATIFTFNIVAVLTFPPIGHLLGLSSEAFGLWAGTAVNDTSSVVAAGYAYSQAAGDQAIVVKLTRSLTLIPIVLTLVALKIRRENRAARALDAASTGSYEGATASIRKPLPWRKLVPLFLIGFIAAAGLRSAGAVPTSWLPTLTVMGSTLITAALAAIGLSLRPRELRDAGPRPLLLGAILWILVATGSLVLQSFS from the coding sequence GTGGTGCAGCTCGAGGTTAGGACACCTCACTACCTCACCGCCGCCGCTCCCGTTGTCCGTCGCCTGCGGGCGGCGCTGTCGCACCGCAAGGGCCTGGCGATCGTGGTCGCAGTGACGGCCGTCGCCGTGCCGCTCGGTCGGCTGGTTCCGCTCGTCGGCGGTCCGGTGTTCGGCATCCTGCTCGGCGTGATCGCCGGCAGCGTGATCCCGGTACTCCGCTCCGACGCGTGGCGTCCGGGCTACGACTTCGCCTCGAAAACGCTGCTCCAGCTGTCGATCGTCGTTCTCGGAACCGGCCTGTCCCTGCAGCAGGTCGCGCGGGTGGGCGCCTCGTCGCTGCCCGTCATGCTCGGCACGCTCGCGATCGCGCTCGGCGGCGCGTGGTTGTTCGGTCGCCTGCTCGGCGTCCGCGGTGACACCCAGACCCTGATCGGGGTCGGTACGGCGATCTGCGGCGGTTCCGCGATCGCGGCCGCCACCGCGGCGATCGGCGCCAAGCGGTCCTCGGTCGCCTACGCGCTGGCGACGATCTTCACCTTCAACATCGTCGCTGTGTTGACGTTCCCGCCGATCGGCCATCTGCTCGGGCTGAGCTCGGAGGCGTTCGGCCTCTGGGCCGGTACGGCGGTCAACGACACGTCGTCGGTGGTCGCCGCCGGGTACGCGTACAGCCAGGCCGCCGGCGATCAGGCGATCGTGGTGAAGCTGACCCGCTCGCTGACGCTGATCCCGATCGTGCTGACGCTGGTCGCGCTGAAGATCCGGCGCGAGAACCGCGCCGCCCGCGCGCTCGACGCAGCCTCGACCGGTTCGTACGAAGGCGCCACGGCCTCGATCCGGAAACCGCTGCCGTGGCGCAAGCTCGTACCGCTGTTCCTGATCGGCTTCATCGCCGCCGCGGGCCTCCGCTCCGCGGGCGCCGTACCGACCAGTTGGCTGCCGACCCTGACCGTCATGGGCAGCACCCTGATCACCGCCGCGCTGGCCGCGATCGGCCTGTCGCTACGCCCGCGCGAACTCCGCGACGCAGGACCCAGGCCACTCCTCCTCGGAGCGATCCTCTGGATCCTGGTCGCGACCGGAAGCCTCGTGCTTCAGTCCTTCTCGTAG
- a CDS encoding GNAT family N-acetyltransferase translates to MPHTVEERPPHDPELTALLDAAFAELVAKYGAEGRSQVKDGARYFVVVDDARHAVACAALQTFDNNDAELKRMYVAPHARGRGLARLLLNTLEQAARAAGHSTVRLSTGYLQPEAIALYESSGYTRTEPWGKYVFEPSTYCYSKQIALF, encoded by the coding sequence GTGCCACACACCGTCGAAGAACGCCCACCCCACGACCCGGAACTGACCGCACTCCTGGACGCCGCCTTCGCGGAGCTCGTCGCCAAGTACGGCGCCGAGGGTCGCTCACAGGTGAAGGACGGCGCCCGGTACTTCGTTGTGGTCGACGACGCCCGTCACGCGGTCGCCTGCGCCGCGTTGCAGACGTTCGACAACAACGACGCCGAACTCAAGCGGATGTACGTCGCCCCGCACGCACGCGGCCGCGGACTGGCGCGCCTGCTCCTCAACACCCTGGAGCAGGCGGCGCGCGCCGCCGGACACTCGACTGTGCGGCTGTCCACCGGGTATCTTCAGCCCGAGGCGATTGCGCTCTACGAGTCGAGCGGCTATACGCGCACTGAGCCGTGGGGCAAGTACGTTTTCGAGCCGTCGACCTACTGCTACTCGAAGCAAATCGCCTTGTTTTAA